TGAGAGATGGTTGAGATAAATGTAGTCTTGGCAGAATCCAGTTCTTTGAATTCCGTAATATTCTTTAGTAAAATAACATCACCCAATTTGCGAGGTTCATCCTTTTCAGCCTCCGTATTAATGATGGGAACATAAGATGCCTTAAAGTAACTCTCTTTATCGTCTGCATATATTTTCAACGGTTCCTTCTGTTCGCCCGGTGTCACCAGTTCACGAATCAGCCGCCGCAGCAGATCATTCTTCAAAGCCAGTTCCTCCGCCGATTGACGAATCACATTCTCCCGTTTCAAATTCAGCACATTCAGTGCTTCCTCATTGATAAACAGAATCTCACGTTCCATATTCAGACCAATCACCGGATCATCTATACTATTGACAATGGCTTCAATAAACTTCTTGGCAGAAAGGATATCCGACAAAGTACTGGCACGATATTCGGTCAAACGTTCTGCCATCCGGTTAAAACTATCCGCTACATCCCGGAACTCTTCATTATTATCCATTTGCAGACGCTTCTCATAGTTATGATTGGCTATTTCAAGAATTCCTTCTTTCAACTCCTTAACCGGCTTGCTGATAGAACGGGGCAGCCAATAAAGCAATATCAGTCCAGTCAAGATACAGATTCCCCCCGTTATGGAGATCCAGAGCAATGCACGTTCCAAAGCGGGCATAGCAGCAGGACTATCAGGTTCTGTCGCAGTCAGAGTTTGAAGATTCACTACTGAAAGTGTTACCAACAAAATAATCATTCCGGCCAGCATTCCGATGCCAAGAATCAGTTTCGTTTTAATATTCATAACGTTCATACGATTAATATTATGCAAGTATAATCAAATCGACATTAGCTTGCGACAAATTATTTAAAAACTTTCTATATCCCAGTATAGAACAAATAGCATACGGTAGCCGCAAATTAGGAGTTCCCATACACACTGTCGATATCTGTTTCTCTTTACAAACCTTGACGATGCTTCCCAAAATGTCTTTCGACTGTACCTGGACAACTTCTCCCCCAAGCTCCGCCACAAGTTTAAAATGATTCAACAAATAGCGTTGACTGGCCAAATCAATTCGATCCATACTCTCTTTCGGAGTCTGAACATACAAAGCTATAAACGTAGTATTATACCGGGTTGCCAACTTTGCCGCCTTTCTGATAATCCGCCGGGGTGTTTTCTCGTGACTACTGATACAAGCCATAAACTTCTCATGCCGAAGTCCGACAGCTACTCCCATCACCACCTCATTCTCCACCTTTTTTTCTACCCGCAGCGCAACTTCCTTCAGAGCCAACTCACGCAATTGAAGAATATTCTCGGTTCTGAAAAAATTATCCAATGCTGTCTGAATCTTTTCCGGACGATAGATCTTCCCCGCTTTCAAACGAGCAATCAGTTCCTCTGCCGTCAAGTCAATATTCACCACCTCATCCGCCTCCTGAAGTACGCTGTCGGGCACTCGTTCTTTCACTTCAATGCCCGTGATCTCCTGCACTTCTTCATTCACGCTTTCGATGTGCTGAATATTGATTGCCGAAATCACATTGATCCCCTCATCCAGCAAAGTTATCACATCTTGCCAACGTTTCTCATTCATACTGCCTTCTACATTGGTATGCGCCAGTTCGTCCACAATTACTATTTCCGGATGGATACGGATAATCGCATCCACATCCATTTCTTCCAATTCTTTCCCCTTATAGAAGATTTTGCGGCGCGGAATGACAGGGAGTCCTTGCAGTAACGCTTCCGTCCCGGCACGTCCATGAGTTTCGATATAGCCGATTTGTACGTCCACACCGTTCTCCAGCAGTTCATGTGCCTCCTGAAGCATACGATATGACTTTCCCACACCGGCTATCATACCGATATAAACCTTAAATTTACCCCGGTGGGATCTCTTTATCAGATCCAAAAAATACTGTACACTTTGTTCTCTATCATCCATTATGTCAATCTGTTTTTTTAAACATCCTAACCCGTAGCAATCGTCACGATCACCACGGGTTCACAAAAATTCATGAGTTTATTTTATGGCCTTAAAGTTACGCCAAATACTAGATGGGCATCCTCCAAACGCGGATTCCATATAGCCTGCACAAATATAGGCAATGAAAACTTATCATTAAACTTTATAGCTTTCGTTGCTTTCAAAGCAAGGTTCGTCACTGCAAAACCATTCACATCATACTGCGGAGTTTCATAAGGAACCACTCCACAGGTAGCATTCAAGTCTACCCCTTCTACGTTGAACGGATAATTCAGTTCTACGTAAGAAGAATATGCCTGTTTTTCTTCCCCCTTGTCAGTCATCTTTCTGTCGGCACCGGCAAACATGGTATACCATGCGATGGACAATGGGAATTTCTCAATAGGAAGCGTATAAGCTAATCCTGCTTCAAAATGATGTCCGGTGTCGCCACTCTTAAAATGGAAATAATCATTTGTAAGTTCTCCATTGGCTACATCAGCTTGTCCGTTCCACCAAAGACTGGCCACTGAAAGTGTCGGTCCCGCTTCACCAAACTTATAAGCCGCAGTAAGGTCTATTTCTTTATTACTTTCACTCAAACTGGTTGATCCCCATGCAGTAAGCGAGAAATTTCCTATGCTAAATCCCAAAGTCGGTTGAAAAGAAGCGGCACCACCTTGATAAATACCGCGCCATACATACGAACTTACCAAATCACCTTGTATGGTAAACTCTTGCGCTTGTGCATCGTTAGTTCCCAACATACATACGGCTGCTACAGCCATTGTTCCTAAAATACTCTTTTTACTAAAAAAACTTTTCATACTTTTTATCTTATTCTATTTTATGTTCCTGTAAAAAAGCAGCGCCCCATCCAACCCTGTTAATTTGAACCGCTAGCATAACCCAAACGATTCGGACAGGAACGCTGCTCCTGATCTTCATTTACTTATTACTTTCTTCAAGAGCTATATTCAATTTCAGCACGTTCACCTTTTCTGTTCCCAAAAATCCCAGGAACGGTTTTTCTATGCTTTTATCAACAATCGCTCTTACTTGTTCTTCTGTTAATCCGCGTGCTTGCGCCACTCTCTTCACTTGTACGTACGCACATCGGGGAGTAATATCAGGATCCAGTCCCGAAGCACTGGCTGTAACCATTTCGGCAGGCACATCCGCACGGTCTAAATAAGGATGATGCACAAGGAAAGTATCGATACGCGCTTTCACTTCATCCAGATATTCCTGATTCGTAGGCCCTTTATTACTACCTGCGGAACTCGTAGCATCATATCCGTCTCCGGCAGAAGATGGACGTCCCCAGAAATAAATATCTTTTGTAAACATCTGACCCACATTGGCTGCTCCCACTACTTTCCCATCCAGCGTAGCTACCTCAGCATTTCCCTTATTAGGACCTGCAACCTGTGCAAACAGCCACAAGATAAGGATATAGAATACGGAGAAAAAGACACAAAAAGCAAGCGTTATTTTTAATGACTTCAATAAAGTTTTCATTGCTATTGTTTTTTTAATTAAAAGAATAAACCTACCAATAAATCTATCAACTTGATTCCCACGAAAGGAACAATCACACCACCCAAACCATAGATCAACAGATTACGGCGAAGCAAGGCACTTGCACCTATCGGTTTGTATTGCACACCACGCAAAGCCAGCGGAATCAGAATCGGAATAATAATCGCATTAAAAATAACCGCTGAAAGAATGGCGCTTTCAGGACTATGCAGGTGCATGATATTCAAAGCTGCCAGTTCAGGAATAGCAACCATAAACAAGGCTGGAACGATCGCAAAATACTTCGCTACGTCATTGGCGATAGAGAAAGTGGTCAGTGTACCACGTGTCATCAACAATTGTTTACCGATTTCCACGATCTCGATCAGTTTTGTCGGATCGTTATCCAGATCGACCATATTACCAGCTTCCTTTGCAGCCTGTGTACCGCTATTCATGGCTACACCTACATTGGCTTGCGCCAGAGCAGGGGCATCGTTCGTTCCGTCTCCCATCATTGCAACCAATTTACCGGCCTGCTGCTCCTTCTTGATATATTCCATCTTATCTTCCGGTTTAGCTTCAGCGATAAAATCATCCACACCGGCTTTTTCGGCAATATATTTTGCAGTTAACGGGTTATCTCCTGTCACCATGACCGTCTTCACTCCCATCTTACGCAGACGTTCGAAACGTTCCTGAATACCCGGTTTGATAATATCCTGCAACTCAATGACACCGGTCACTTTCTTGTTTACACATACTACCAACGGCGTACCACCATTGCTGGAGATAGAAGAGATGATCTCTTCCACTTCTTTCGGAAATTCATTTCCTTCTCCTTCCACCATCTTACGGATAGCGTCGAAAGCACCTTTACGAATCTGTGTTCCATCTGCCAGGTCTACTCCCGAACATTTGGTTTCAGCCGTAAATTTAATCATACGTGCTCCTGTTGTATTCAGGTTACGCATACGGATGCCCGACTCACGTCCCAGTTCTACGATAGACTTACCTTCCGGTGTTTCATCGGACAAGGAAGACAACAGACAAGTCTCCACAAAATCATGCAAATTAACACCCGGAGCCGTATGGAAATGAGTTGCCTTACGGTTACCGATTGTGATAGTACCTGTTTTATCCAGCAACAACGTATCAATATCACCGGCAGTCTCTACTGCTTTACCGGATTTAGTAATCACGTTGGCACGAAGCGCGCGGTCCATACCGGCAATACCGATGGCAGAGAGAAGTCCACCGATAGTTGTCGGAATCAGACACACAAACAAAGAAATAAGTGAAGCAATGGTGATGACCGTATTACTATAGTCGGCAAACGGTTTCAAGGTAACACACACTATGACGAAAACAAGCGTAAAACCTGCCAACAGAATAGTCAACGCAATCTCATTCGGGGTTTTCTGGCGGGAAGCACCTTCCACCAGTGCAATCATCTTATCGAGAAAACTTTCTCCCGGTTGAGTAGTCACCATTACTTTTATATGATCGGACAATACCTTCGTACCACCCGTTACAGAACTCTTGTCGCCACCTGCCTCACGAATAACCGGGGCAGACTCGCCGGTGATAGCACTTTCATCAATAGAAGCCAAGCCTTCAATAATCTCACCATCGGAAGGAATCACGTCTCCGGCCTCACAAACAAACACATCTCCTTTCTTCAACTGTGAAGAACTGACGATAACGATTTTATTACCTTCCACCTTCTTTGCCGGTGTCTCTTCACGAGTCTTACGCAAGCTGTCGGCCTGTGCTTTACCACGTGCTTCGGCAATAGCTTCAGCAAAATTGGCAAACAACAAGGTTACAAACAGAATGATAAACACGGCAATATTGTAAGCAAACGAACCTTGTGAAGAGTTTACAATGGAGTAGAGCGTTACAAGCAGCATGACCACTGTAGCCACTTCTACTGTAAACATAATCGGGTTCTTTATCATCATCCGCGGGTTCAGTTTCACGAATGCCTGTTTCAAACTTTCTATAACTTGCTCCTTTGGAAACAAAGAAGCTGATTTATTATCTTTCATATCTTCTCTAATTCAGTATTACAAACTTAAATGTTCAGCAATTGTGCTCAATGCATGTACCGGGAAGAATGACAGCGCAGCAATAATGAAGATAACCACAAATGTCATTACTCCGAAAGTCAATGTATCGGTCTTCAATGTGCCGGCACTTTCCGGAATGAATTTCTTCTGTGCCAATAACCCGGCAATGGCAACCTGTCCGATGATAGGAATAAAACGGCTCAAAATCAGAACGATACCGCACGTGTAATTCCAGAAATAAGTATTATCTCCCAAACCTTCAAAACCGGAACCGTTATTGGCAGCACAAGAAGTGTACTCGTAAAGTTGCTCACTTAAACCGTGGAATCCCAAATTGTTCAACCATCCACCTTCACTTTCCACAAAATCAGGATGGTACACATAAATATAACTTGAGAGTGCCGTAAATACCAAAATTACAAACGGATGAAGCAGAGCTACAATCGTAGCGATTTTCATTTCGCGGGCTTCCACTTTCTTGCCGAGGAATTCCGGCGTACGTCCTACCATCAAACCGCTGATAAACACTGTAATGATAATAAATGTATAGTAATTCATCCATCCTACACCTACACCGCCGAACCAGGTGTTAATCTGCATATTCAGCATCTCCATCATTCCGGACAGCGGCATAGTAGAATCATGCATACCGTTCACAGAACCATTAGAGGTTACAGTAGTTACAATACTCCATAATGCCGTTGCTCCGGCTCCCAAACGAACTTCTTTACCTTCCATCGCACCATTATCCTGCACAATTCCCAGTTCATCAATGCGTGGATTACCGCCCATTTCCTGACTGACATTAATACATACGCCTACCAGAAAAGCGAAAAGCATTACTCCGAATATACTGTAAGCCAACTTCTTTCTGCGGGTATAGAATCCCAGCGCAAATACCATTGCCATCGGGATAATCAAGATAGACCAACATTCTACCATATTAGTAAGATAAGTCGGATTCTCCAACGGATGAGAAGAGTTTACACCAAAGTAACCACCACCATTCGTACCTAATTGCTTGATAGGAACAATTGCAGCCGTAGGACCTTGAGAAACCATTTGTTCTTGGCCTTCCATCGTAGTCACTTTCATCTTACCGTCAAATCCCATCGGAGTTCCCTGGAGAATCAGAATAAAACCTACAATCAGAGAAAGAGGCAATAAAATACGTGTACAGCTTATTACCAGAAATTGCCAGAAGTTACCAATCGTTTTGGTTGTTTTTGCGGCAATACTCTTCATGATACCTGCCATAGCAGCCATACCTGTTGCGGCAGTAATAAACTGGAAGAGCATGATAACAAACAGTTGTGTAAAATAGGTCAAACCACTTTCACCGCTATAATGCTGTAAGTTACAGTTAACCATGAAACTGATACAGGTATTGAATGCCTGATCCGGTGTTTGAGGTCCGTT
The Bacteroides luhongzhouii DNA segment above includes these coding regions:
- a CDS encoding sensor protein KdpD, with translation MDDREQSVQYFLDLIKRSHRGKFKVYIGMIAGVGKSYRMLQEAHELLENGVDVQIGYIETHGRAGTEALLQGLPVIPRRKIFYKGKELEEMDVDAIIRIHPEIVIVDELAHTNVEGSMNEKRWQDVITLLDEGINVISAINIQHIESVNEEVQEITGIEVKERVPDSVLQEADEVVNIDLTAEELIARLKAGKIYRPEKIQTALDNFFRTENILQLRELALKEVALRVEKKVENEVVMGVAVGLRHEKFMACISSHEKTPRRIIRKAAKLATRYNTTFIALYVQTPKESMDRIDLASQRYLLNHFKLVAELGGEVVQVQSKDILGSIVKVCKEKQISTVCMGTPNLRLPYAICSILGYRKFLNNLSQANVDLIILA
- a CDS encoding sensor histidine kinase; this translates as MNIKTKLILGIGMLAGMIILLVTLSVVNLQTLTATEPDSPAAMPALERALLWISITGGICILTGLILLYWLPRSISKPVKELKEGILEIANHNYEKRLQMDNNEEFRDVADSFNRMAERLTEYRASTLSDILSAKKFIEAIVNSIDDPVIGLNMEREILFINEEALNVLNLKRENVIRQSAEELALKNDLLRRLIRELVTPGEQKEPLKIYADDKESYFKASYVPIINTEAEKDEPRKLGDVILLKNITEFKELDSAKTTFISTISHELKTPIAAIMMSLQLLEDKRVGALNDEQEQLSKSIKENSERLLSITGELLNMTQVEAGKLQLMPKITKPIELIEYAIKANQVQADKFNIQIEVEYPEEKIGKLFVDSEKIAWVLTNLLSNAIRYSKENGRVVIGARQDENWIELYVQDFGKGIDPRYHKSIFDRYFRVPGTKVQGSGLGLSISKDFVEAHGGTLTVESELGKGSRFVMRLKA
- a CDS encoding K(+)-transporting ATPase subunit C, whose product is MKTLLKSLKITLAFCVFFSVFYILILWLFAQVAGPNKGNAEVATLDGKVVGAANVGQMFTKDIYFWGRPSSAGDGYDATSSAGSNKGPTNQEYLDEVKARIDTFLVHHPYLDRADVPAEMVTASASGLDPDITPRCAYVQVKRVAQARGLTEEQVRAIVDKSIEKPFLGFLGTEKVNVLKLNIALEESNK
- the kdpA gene encoding potassium-transporting ATPase subunit KdpA → MNTEILGVVVQIALMVILAYPLGKYIAKVYRGEKTWSDFMAPIERAIYKVCGIDPNEEMNWKQFLKALLILNAFWFFWGMVLLVSQGWLPLNPDGNGPQTPDQAFNTCISFMVNCNLQHYSGESGLTYFTQLFVIMLFQFITAATGMAAMAGIMKSIAAKTTKTIGNFWQFLVISCTRILLPLSLIVGFILILQGTPMGFDGKMKVTTMEGQEQMVSQGPTAAIVPIKQLGTNGGGYFGVNSSHPLENPTYLTNMVECWSILIIPMAMVFALGFYTRRKKLAYSIFGVMLFAFLVGVCINVSQEMGGNPRIDELGIVQDNGAMEGKEVRLGAGATALWSIVTTVTSNGSVNGMHDSTMPLSGMMEMLNMQINTWFGGVGVGWMNYYTFIIITVFISGLMVGRTPEFLGKKVEAREMKIATIVALLHPFVILVFTALSSYIYVYHPDFVESEGGWLNNLGFHGLSEQLYEYTSCAANNGSGFEGLGDNTYFWNYTCGIVLILSRFIPIIGQVAIAGLLAQKKFIPESAGTLKTDTLTFGVMTFVVIFIIAALSFFPVHALSTIAEHLSL
- the kdpB gene encoding potassium-transporting ATPase subunit KdpB, whose amino-acid sequence is MKDNKSASLFPKEQVIESLKQAFVKLNPRMMIKNPIMFTVEVATVVMLLVTLYSIVNSSQGSFAYNIAVFIILFVTLLFANFAEAIAEARGKAQADSLRKTREETPAKKVEGNKIVIVSSSQLKKGDVFVCEAGDVIPSDGEIIEGLASIDESAITGESAPVIREAGGDKSSVTGGTKVLSDHIKVMVTTQPGESFLDKMIALVEGASRQKTPNEIALTILLAGFTLVFVIVCVTLKPFADYSNTVITIASLISLFVCLIPTTIGGLLSAIGIAGMDRALRANVITKSGKAVETAGDIDTLLLDKTGTITIGNRKATHFHTAPGVNLHDFVETCLLSSLSDETPEGKSIVELGRESGIRMRNLNTTGARMIKFTAETKCSGVDLADGTQIRKGAFDAIRKMVEGEGNEFPKEVEEIISSISSNGGTPLVVCVNKKVTGVIELQDIIKPGIQERFERLRKMGVKTVMVTGDNPLTAKYIAEKAGVDDFIAEAKPEDKMEYIKKEQQAGKLVAMMGDGTNDAPALAQANVGVAMNSGTQAAKEAGNMVDLDNDPTKLIEIVEIGKQLLMTRGTLTTFSIANDVAKYFAIVPALFMVAIPELAALNIMHLHSPESAILSAVIFNAIIIPILIPLALRGVQYKPIGASALLRRNLLIYGLGGVIVPFVGIKLIDLLVGLFF